The sequence AATAATACTAGCGAAGTAAAAAATCAtatgaaataaattatatattaaaatggaTAGATAATTATTTTGTAACGTAAagccaaaaaataaataaataaagaatcacaaaaaataaaaatgaaattttacatacaaacaaaataaacaaccttaaattttttaaatgaacaGTGCATGacgccaaaaatattttaagtaggACCACATGAATAATCTTCCCACATTTCTTGTGCTATTCTATTTCTTATCATTATTCCTTGCCTATTACTTTCAGTTCTACCTCGAGAAGCTGCATTTTCTTCATTCACAATATCTTCATGTATTAATTCACTATCGACTTCAGCAATCAATCTTTCATCAGGATCTACTCCCATGAGAAAATTATGCAAAATACAACAGGCTAATATAATTTCAGAATGTGTCCCTACATTGTAGTTAGGTTCAGCACCACTAGCTAAAATTGAAAATCTCTTTTTTAACACACCGAATGATCTTTCGATGGCATTTCTCAAAGATGCATGTCTGTGATTAAATATTTCTTTTTGAGATTCGGGCCCACGATTACTATATTCTTTTAGATGATATCGGGTTCCTCTGAAAGGGGCGATAAAACCATCTCTTATCATAAATCCAGAATCGACAAGATAATATTTACCTACAAAAGTTAattgaaaattaatatatttgttattattttttaaaatttattagtaTATGTATGATTAAATACCATTTGGAACTTTTAGcttatcttctctatcaagtgCATCCTCAAGGATACGACCATCAGCTGCTGAACCTTCCCATCCGGGTAACACATATGTAAACCTCAAGTCGAAGGTACATGCAGCCAACACATTTTGTGTGGGAAAATCTTTTCTTCCTCTATATCTTGCAACATGTTCTTTAGATACTTTAACACGGAAATGTGTTCCATCAATTGCACCAATACAATCCTATCATATGtatcaaaattatattatttttaatcatatatgaatttattattttaatgaaACAATCGAAAAAAATATATCTATATAGAATTACCTTGAAATAAGGATAGAATCTAGGATTATGAAATATTTCAGGCGGGACATCATTCCCATTAGGTTGAATAATAAATTGATCTTGAAGAGATATGATTGCCTTCAAGACATTGTGAAAATGTCGACTGATGGTTTCCCCAGATCGTAAGAATATAAATCCCATTGAACGAGTACTTTCATTTTGCCCAACAATATAcaaaaattttgcaaattgtTCTTCTATGCTGCTGTAAATAGTATCTTCGAGGAAAGTTTTCTCTCGTAATAGTGAAACAAATTTCATAAATGCATTCGGTCTCATACGAAGTACTCCACGAATTCTTTCATCGGTTTCAATACGATACATTAACTCCTTCCTAACTATATCTCTTTTCAAATCTTTTTCTGATATGACTCTACTTATATAGctcttatttttataaaataacatATTCAAGTAAGAAACACAAGCCAACTACTATAATTGCTCTCTGAGATCGTCGAGTTGATTCTTTGACTCTATCcatctataaaataaaaaaatatttaaatattaacaTGGTTGTGTAAATACAACCTCGATTTAGTTATCTACAAAAATAAATTGATTTCATATGTCATAAACACATACGTGTTATCAACTAATtcaatcaataattttttttacaagtattaagaattgaatttttaaatatatagacAAAAACGcttcgaatatatatatatatatatatatatatatatatatagacatgaAATTCAAGATTTTTTACAAATAACACATAAACATTACCTAAACATTATGTGGAACAAAAAAACATGTCCATTAACAGTGTActgaaataaaacacaaaatttATGCATTTTTTGTTTGGGAATAAGCTAATTTTTTACTTGCACTTTTTCCGAACTTATCATTTGATAATCCTTTGACAAGGTTGATTTTTGAGGATTCAAAAGGATTCTGGCTAATGGAAACTTCCGAAAAATGGGTTAAAGCATTGATTGGGCTCAACAAAAAAACCTTAATACATTTTGCAATATATTTGTCAATATAATTTAGCATATACAGTGACATACACTCAAATAGCAATAAATTTAGTAACAATGACAACATTAAAGTTTAAACCCAGGTACAAAGGAACATACCATTAATTAAATCGTTTTTTTCACCACAACTCAACCTACACGGTGCGATGCAAGCTATTATGAGTGCCTAcaaaaaaacatcaaaaaattattcagggatgatttcaaaaaaaaaacattatttacGAAAAAATAAAGTATTTCATGAAGATAGTTGCAAAAGAAGTCTATAATAATTATCAAAGTTAACATGTGGAATCTGAATATGCCTCCACAACCACATAAACCAATCATATCAACTCCATTAAATGAGTTAGCAGATTACGagcaaaataaaaattgcaaaaGCTTTGAAAATTCATTTCTCTTGGAATGCGCGAGCAGAATAATGAAAAAAGAATACTGACTTGAGTTTGTTTACAACGAGTCTTGGAGCTTGAACCATGGAAATAAAATATGCGTAAGCTTTAGATCGGCTTTTATCGACTTTCtgggaaaacaaaaataaaagagtAAAAGATaacagataaaaaaaaaattgccgaTAAGTTTGGTTTTTCCAAATCCCAATCCCATGAAATCTTGTCAACATTCATAGGATTTGGTTACGTTAACAAGAATCCCATCAAATCCCGGGAATTCCCAACCAAATCAGAATTCCGTTTTTTAAGTTGCCTATCCAAACACTAAAAAGGGAATTTTGAAATCCAAATCCAGTAAAATCCAGTCAAATCCGGGTTGCCAAACAGTCTGTTAAAAAAACCTCCAAACTCCCGATTTCTTTCTTCTTCAACCCTAGCGTCCAGCGGCTGCAGGAGATTATCCCTCGTCTTCCGCCTCAGTGGAGTCGGAGTTTGATGTCAAGGTGTTCCGCCACAACTTGACTAGGAACAAGAACTACAATCGCAAGGGTTTTGGGTAGAAAGAGGAGACTCTCGAGCAAATGGGTCAAGATTATACCCGTATGTCGCAATCGTAAGGTGTTCCCTGAATCGAAGGAAAAGAGTTCAAATCGCACTTTTGAAGCTGATGCTCGAGGGATGTTTCTCAGCGTGCGAATGCGCTTCGATTCCCGCTGATTTTTTTGGTATTCTCGATTTTCTGTAGTTTTATTTCTAAGCGTAAGTTAGTACTTCCAATTTATGACTAATTTCAAATCTATTCTCAGGGCTTCAGTGAATAAACTCAATTCAGCTTGGTGGTGGATCCGAAGGTAGTGGTTCAGAGATTTCAACTTCCACTTTAAAGCGGAAAACTCCTTCAGAGTTGCGGGTAATATTTGTGTTATGCGATGTAGACTGTACATACAAGGATGATATGAAAGAATGACGTATATGTCGTTTGATTTGCTGAATGGAATCGGCTTTAATTAACAAGATATTATGTGTGACAGAGTAAACGCTTTTACTAATTATGCTTTTCCCCCTTTCTGGTAGGGAGAGCTATTGAAAAGAAAGAATATATTGGAGCTTCTCGATGAAACTCCAGCTCCAGTTCTTTGTTCCATGTGGTAAATTTTCTTTCAAAGTTATGTTAGGTTTCTGTGGATTTTTTTGCATAAGTATTGAATTCCTTGTTACTGTAGAAACGCAGATGGAGACCATTTTGGGTCTAAGAAATATGACTCATCTAAAGCACCTAGATACATTGACACACAAATGGATGAACTGTATCAAGTTGCTAAAAACAATATCATCCTCGAGCTGCTTTCCAGAAACAAAAATCCTAAGGTTACTTTAGCTATTCCCCTTTTCACTTAATTTAACATAAGGACGTATATTAGAGAAATAGACCGTCCAATTGAATAATGATTAATACGATTGTTTTGTCTTTTTCTGAGATTATGTGTACTAAACTCGTATAATATAATCCAGTCTTTATGTTTGGAATTTCTCATACATATTTCATTCTAAAAGTTTGAAACTTCCCATTAGGCATTggaattgtttttttaaaaatggttTCCAAGTTCGTTTCAGCTCATATATATTATACAtggtgatttatttatttttttgcctTGGAATTGACAATGTATCTTGTCATTGAAATTTTAAATGCCGAAGaacttaaattgaattttgaaaaatcgGAGTGCTTCAAATCAGAACCCACCAAGCAGTAAGTTGTGTGTTCTTGCTAAAGTTTGAGATGCTTTCAGTCCTAATAGATAAAgttttttggattgaaatttagTGTTCACCTGCTTCCAAGAATCCAAATACTTTTCTTGAGAAACTAATGTGATTTCTTTGTGCGCTAAAGGTGTATAAGAACTTTAATTCATTCATGACACTGCTTTGAAGTACCTAAAACTCTTCGGCATATTTATGAACCCAAGCATGGTCATTGACTCATTGCTGATTAGCCAAGCGgcgtattttattttgtttttaagaaCTTAAATTTTAGTGGTTGAATTTGGATGTGTAAAATTGGAAGGAGAAGTAAAAATTGGAATTTAAACTCATCTCCGTTTTTCATGCTGTAGTAGGGAGAGGTGGAACCGCTGCTGGAGATCCCTGGAGCTTGATTTTTGATGGAAACTGATCGCGCTTGCCGCGGTTTTATCGAATATGTGTTTCAATGTATGTGTTTTGTTTTGCGCCTTGCTTGATACTTTTTTTCGTCTTCGATGaccctttttctttctttcttttttatttttagtctttTATTCGTTTTGGTGTTTCGGAGTAAGCagtattttgaagtttttattttttttcgttCTCGGTGGATGGATTTTCCCCCCTCATTCAAGGTGTTTGCGATAATTTCTTGTTTGTTTTTCGCTGTTGGATTAAATGGTTTTGAGGTTTACTTAATTTAAAGATTGTTAATTGTCTTTGTTTGTTTGTGgaagcaaaaatattttttttgctcCTGATATTGTTTTTCATCTTTATTTTATTGTGCTGGTGGAACTTTAGTTGTTTACTCATCCTTACTATTTAATAATAGCTGAACACATTAGAAAAACTGTTATGGTCTAATTAATGTATAGACTAAATTATCCTcattaaaaattcataattacATGCAATTGTAAAGGCAAAAAATAAACTTACGTTACAAAACCTAGACCCAAATTTGTCTCCAACTCAAGGCCCATTCCACAACTACTCCACGACTTCAACCCACGTTCGTGTCTTTCTCAGATTTTTGATTTCTCATTTCATCTGTTCACTGCCATAAAGCAGTTTTCTAacccaaaaatatataaacttCCATTCCTTCACAAATTGTTTCATGATTTCATCCTTCACACATTGTTTAGATCTAGGTATGTGGTTCAATTTTCTTCCAAATTAATGGGATAATTTtgatgtttcgatttttttgttttcttttttcagTTACgtggtttaatttattttcttaattttttttctcttttttcagTTAAAGAATGGTGATATACTGATAGTGATCTCTATTTTTGCATATCGCTGCTACTCAAGTAAGTTGCTTTGAACATGTTTGATTATATGTGCAAAAGAAAACTTCATGCAACAAATTCTTCGTCAATCGTGTTGCTCCTTTTTCGTCAATCGTGTTGGTCCACTCTTTCCTTTTCATCTTACAGGGAGGATTCAAGCCTCTATATTCATGAACTTTTAATTTCCTCCTCAAGTTCGTTGTATCTACGTTGGTTGAATTGCTACACTTTTTCGTTTTCATCATCCATGGAGGATTCAAGCCATGGAAACCTCGCCTCACGCACCCCTCTCTCATCTAATGATAATTgcttcttttaaaattttaccattttcTTTTGCATCTTTCTTGCTAATAGATTCAGTGCATTTTTGTGAATTAGGTTGCAAGTATTACGAAATAAGGtcattttttaatttgttaaaGTTAAACATGTGAATAACTAATTTAATTCTGAACTTTTTGTTGCTAAGTTTTTTTAATTTGGTCTTATGTTGATATCTTCAGTAATTTGTGCTAATTCTCACTCATACTTTTACGTAAGGTTTAGTTTGTACCTTAAATTTAACTGTTTTTCTATATATGAACAGGGGCGTAGCCAGAAAATTTTTTCATCCTGGGCTGACTCATccgataaaataaaaacataacgtGTTGGAGAATGCTCCTCACTATTCGATTTACTAGTAGCTTTTGgtttaaaaaatgaaaacataGTTTTCTTCTTGCCTCCTTGAACTTCCATTGAAACAACCAACCTATTCATGAATATGAAGAGCTACATTAGCTCCAAGCTCAAGTCTTGGAACATAAGCGTGAAGTTAACATAAActaatgaaaatatttttttcatttccagtgcttaaaaaatattgatcGAGCTCCAAGCATTCACataaattatacagaaaagaaaacaataatttattaataatcAGCCCATTTCAACCTCATTATTTTAGTTTGATGTCTGATGATATCTCTGTTCTCATATCTCTTTAtcgtttatatataaatattttcactAATCACTTTTCTAATatacttttaagttttaatcacttttcaaatgtatttttaatCACTTTTCCAATGCACTTTTAATCACTTTTTAATGAATACACTATATTCGAAATCTTGAACTAAACTATGCGTTTTAAATTGTAATTGTGGCATGTGGCGTAAATTgggtttataaatatataagaaCAACAACACAAATTGCTAAAAAGAGGCTCAATAATCTTCaaagttcaaaaaataaattttaaacgcAAATCACAAATCACAAATTGCTAAAAAGAGGCTCAATAACGAAATCACATCTACCAGCTTAAGATTTTCGGTTCTGGGCGGCAGTAGCCGTGTTCACCATTTTGAAAATGATGTTCAAAATTTCAGTGAGAAATAGCtgtggaaaaaaaaaactatgaaTATGATCTTGTGCTTTGATTTTTGATTCGATATGAAAGAATggaagaaaaaattaatttataaaattaatgggCTGAAATAAAAACTTGATACTGAGCTGGattccaaaataaattaaatctatatatactattaattttttttaatatagggCTGGAGCCCACCCCAGCCTTTGGGGTGGCTCCGCCTCTGTATATGAACATGTACACTTTCGCGTGCATTTTCTTGTTTCTCTAAACTCTTCATTATATTTCTTCGTTGCAACATGATAATTTTTGCAGTTAACTATAGTCTATAGATTATTTTCCAgataataattctcaaatattgaAACACGTTTTCCAGATAATTATTCTTACTTTTTAAGTACCATTTTACAATTTAAAGTACACATTCCGATTGGTTAGGTACGTTGTACGTATATATTTGTTCTTCTCATTGGTaacatatttgatttttaatgtgTGATGGCTACTTTTATTTATTGTaatttgaataatatttattgatttccatgtaaataatattttaacatatatatttatagattcATACAAAAACAAAAGCCGGCGCATGTAAGTTCTCTTATTCTAATGCCTTTTTTTTTCCTAATttacttaagatattttttaaaaatatatatattgcaaaGCGAATTGATTTGGTTGAATGATGAGGTTTAAAcatcaaataacaaaaaaagtGATAtgttatacatgtatttattattatatatttttattttattatttatttattatattatttttctatgTTGCAGAAAGAAAATCGCAAAAAACACATTAAGGAAATACATTATTTAGGTTAAAATATTAGTACAAAAGTTTGGAGTTTGatttatttcattaattattatattttttgacAGTTCACAATATGTAAGTAGTGAAAGGACAGAGAAGGTGACCAAATATTGGAATTGGACTCACTTTAACTCTTATTTGACCAGGTACGTTGCCTAAAACTCTTCTGGTTATTTAAGTATGAGTAACGTCTCTCGTGATTATTTGTGAATCGCTTTGCAGAACATGTGGAGCAAAGATGGAACAGCTGCCATTTATGGCAGTTGTGTGCATATTAACATTGTTCATCATATAAAGGGCCACTAATTATCAGTATCAGCAAAAAGAGGTATGTTAACTGACAATCTTATTAAGAAATTGGTTGTTTTGATATGAATGTGGATTGATATGTGAAATGCTAtcactgattattttcaaaGGACTTCGACTCATCGCAACTGCCAATATCACTGATGCATCATTCAAGAACTCGGGTTCAACTATTTCAAGTTTGAACAGTCTGCCTCGAGGCATTGTCGAAGACAGATCAGACCTGGAATTAAAGCCACTATGGACGACAAGCAGTTCCAAGTTAAAGGTAATGATTAGTAATTAATACAAATATATTAATGATGGGTAATTAATTTGTGTGCTTTTTTcttgattaaattaaattaataattgcGTATTCTGCAAAAATTTATTGAAGAGTGCGTACTAGAAGACACAAATTTAAAGAttgtaaaatgtttttttttttgggagcaaaaattttgaagtgtaattttttttaaaaaaattctcctAACTGTACTCAGTGTTGTTATTGGCTTATTGCTTATGGCTAGTCATGCAAGGGCTTCCAATGTTGTCTCTTCTTATTCTTTCATAGTTAATTCATCGATCATCTTTTATGCTAGTTAGATTGGTTCTGAATGATATGTTAtttgaaataattataataaatcttAATATTGTTTTATACCCGGCCGTCATGGTCTATGACATTCTTTATGTGCGTTGAGGATCTTGTAAAGTAGTATCTAGTTGACACCTTGTTGCAAGAGAGAGAATATCTTGGTTGTTAGTTAATATGTAATGTAATTTTGTCGCTAAATATGGAGAGTTAAAAGGGATGATTTAGCTCTGCATTATCATTAAAGGTAGTTCATTTATTTTGGTATGTTTTTTGTTTGAATTTCTACTACTCTAGGTTAGGTAATATTTGAGCACAATATCTCTATTCATTTGAGGTTCTATTTGCTAAAATGAAGCAAGCATGACTTTTGCACTGCACTCACATTGTGCTTTGTCTGATGGATTGAAAATTACAGCTAATTCTGGTTCTTTATGGTTAAAGGTAGTTTGTTATGTAAATAACCATTCGATTCCATATTCCTTATTTTATACATTATCTTTCAGTATCCAACCTGGGCAAGCCAAATCTGTCAATATAAAACAAAGTTAATGAATCTTACCAACAAGTTTATTCTTACTTAATAATAACCACAATAATATGAATTGATCTTAAAATTACAGCTCACTCGTGTATAGAACTCGCATAAATCGAACTCACTTAAAGTTATATGTTTTTATGGAATTATAGAATATAATTTGTAATGGCAGCAGAGATTATTTTAAGCAGATTCTTTGTTTGCTAAATAGGTTGCTGCTTCTTCTTTGTTTTAGATGTCAGTTTGCAACTCTCCCTTATTTGGAACATAATATGCAACTTTGCTTGTCCAATTCTTTGTTTGCTACATATGTTGCTGCTTATTCTTtgttttagatttcagtttgcAACTCTGTCTTGTTGGTTTACCGTGACATTCCTatctttttttgaattttagtttGCAAGATGTGTCAAAAATCAGTGTTACAGTCAAGATCAATTTGATATAGTTAGAAGTGAATGGAGTGAATTTGTCTACTCGTATGTAGGTTCTTAAATATGTCATGCACGTTGGGATAATACTTTCTTTTGTCTATGTGTACATATTTAGTTTTGTGAAAATACGTGTGGATATATGCATAATTTCAGGTTATTGTGGTGGATAAACTTGTGAATTTATGAATGTGTCGTTTTGGGAtggatttattaatattattagtgTATTAGAAAAATGTGTTTTTACTTCATTAAAATTAAATGGTgaagttaaataaataattacttCACCATCGTTCGAAGAATTTACTTCATCAGTCCATGTTAATGTCGTAGTCATATGTTTTCTATTACTTCGACAATTTTAGTAATCGACAAAGTAAACAAATGTATTTTACTTCGTCCATTTGTGAATTTTCGAAGTACAAGAAATTCTTTTGCTTTGTCAGTTAGTAAAATGCCGAAGTAAAAAACTATCTTCTACTTTGTCTATTAAAAATACCGAAGTAACATCTATTatattacttcggcaatttcattaATCATTGAAGTAGAAGAATGCATTTTACTTCGGTAATATATGAAATTAACGCAgtaaaattattgtttttactTCGTCAAATTCATTAATTGACGAAGTACAAGCATATTTTTTACTTCGCAAACTTGTGAAATTAGCGAAGTAAAAGATATGCACCGGTCCAATTCTGAACCGGTTCTGGCTCCATGAATcgaccaaagacttcggtaatttaagGGATACGACTTTGCATATACATCGAAGTAAAATataccctattacttcacgtgacatTACTTCGGTAATTATATACCTATGATttcggttaataaccgaagtctttGGAGATTTTTCTACTAGTGTATCTATAATTTGTTAAACACTCCCAATAATTCAATACcatcaaaatttaaatatataatttattaattttaagaaaaaccataaattaaatttgatattaCTTGTCAATTGAAATAATGTTCTAATAATTTATCCATAACATGATTCACATTGAATCATAAATATTTGATCCACAACGTGCTTCCTGAATTTATAACATGAGCCAACTAatatttcctttatttatttgattattttaattggCTGATTAGTACCTAGTAAGCTTGGGATTTCCTCCTATTAAAAGGTATCATCTGGAATTGCAATTCAATTAAAGGTCACCCATGGATAAGGCATTGTTTAAGCTACTTTTCCTCTGCCTCCTTGTCCTTTCCACACCAGGTAACCTTCTTTAATTTCTTTTAAcactctttttatttatttatcacaCAATATGCAGAAGCAAATGTTATTATTTGGACTCCAATTTTTgttacatatatatttcttgtacttaccaaaatttaaataatttaagatgCACGATTCACTACCTCAACTCATACACACACCGGAAATTTACATTCTTAAATAGTATGTTTGACATTTTTCGATTTTAGTTGTCTATGTTACCAAATTTCAATCTTAGTCATGTAACCatcgatttttatttttttatttttacaattTCAGTGATTTCTCATCAGAAATGCTGATGTAATTGATTGTATCTCGCCCAAAAAGGATTAAAATAGTCAATACAGACAAAAATAGCAGACTAATGAACTAAAATGGCGGAAAGAAAAATATACATCgaattataatttttagatATAAAATTGTGTACATAATATGTTTGCAGATACGGAGTTTCTAAAAACAACGATGTCGCTAAAGGTGATGGCAACTGTTTCACGGAAAAACCTCGCCGAGTTATGCATTGACAGCCTTAGTTCTAGTGATTGCATAGAGGATGGAGATTGTGATCCAGGTTACCATTGTGCACCACATGACTTTCCCCAACGATGTGGGGAGTGTGTAGAATCCAATAATTAATCAAACTGGTCGA comes from Henckelia pumila isolate YLH828 chromosome 4, ASM3356847v2, whole genome shotgun sequence and encodes:
- the LOC140862252 gene encoding uncharacterized protein; amino-acid sequence: MYRIETDERIRGVLRMRPNAFMKFVSLLREKTFLEDTIYSSIEEQFAKFLYIVGQNESTRSMGFIFLRSGETISRHFHNVLKAIISLQDQFIIQPNGNDVPPEIFHNPRFYPYFKDCIGAIDGTHFRVKVSKEHVARYRGRKDFPTQNVLAACTFDLRFTYVLPGWEGSAADGRILEDALDREDKLKVPNDPDERLIAEVDSELIHEDIVNEENAASRGRTESNRQGIMIRNRIAQEMWEDYSCGPT